CTGACCGGAAGGTTCGCGAAGTAGTACGAGGCCGCGGCGATGCCCAGCAGCAGCAGCACGGCGTAACGGGTCACGGTTCCAGCCTACGGGCGGGCCTACTGAAAAGCGTGAAGCGACGCCCAAACCCGGGTGGGTATAGTAGGGGCGATGGCGGAGGACTGCGACGAACGCAGCATCATCGCACGCTACTTCCCGGGGACGCCGCCCGAGCTCTGGCCCGCGGGGGAGGTGCTCTATTACCGCGACGAGGAGGGGCGGATCGTCATCCGGGAGCACCCGCTGGAGCTGCGCTTCGAGGTGCTCGAGAAGGTCCCCAGCGGGAAGCCCGTCCTCTGCGACGCCTGCCGCCGGCAGATCGCCCGGCACGCCGCGGTCTTCGCCCGGGCGGAACTGCCCGCGGGGGAGGGGCGGCACTACCTCTACCGCAGCTTCTGCGCCGACACCCAGGCCTGCGCCGAGCGCGCGGAGCCCCGGTATTTGAGGGAAATCCTGGCGCGCGTTATACTGCACTGACCGACCCAGGGGCCCCCTGGGTCGTTCGCAGGCGGTCGCGCCCGAAGGAGGCAGCATGGCACGCGAGGTAAAACTGACCAAAGCAGGTTACGAGCGACTGCAGCTGGAACTGGCCGAAGAGAAGAAGCGCCTGGAGGAGGCCACCCGCATCCTTCAGGAGCAGATGGAGAGCTTCGAGGACTACGAAGATTCGGGGCTCGAGGAGGCCAAGCGCGAAAAGGCGCAGATCGAAGCCCGCGTCGACGCGCTCGAGGACATCCTGCACCGCGCGGTCATCATCGAGAGCGCCGAGGGCGACAAGGTCACCCTGGGTTCGGTCGTCGTCGTTCAGGACGAAAAGACCGGCGAGAGCCTGACCCTCCAGATCGTGGCCCCGGCCGAGGCGACGGTGCTCGAGGAACCCATGCGCGTCTCCGACGAGTCGCCCCTGGGCAAGGCGCTGCTGGGGCGCAAGGAGGGCGACAAGGTTCGGGTCGACACGCCCTCGGGCAAGCGGCGTTACCGCATCCTTTCCGTGGGTGCCTAACGATGCGGCCGCCCCCCGACCAGCTCAAGCAACGCCTCGCCAATCTGGAAGCCTTGGTCGAGGCCGGGTTCGAACCCTTCCCGTACCGCTACGAGAAGACCCACGACGCGGCGCAGATCCTCGAGGCCCACGCCGGCGCCGCACCCGAGCAGGCCTGGCCCGAGGAGCGCGTCCGCGTCGCCGGCCGCCTGGTCAGCCTGCGGCGGATGGGGAAGGTGACCTTCGCCCACCTGCTCGACGAGAGCGGCCGCATCCAGCTTTACCTGAGCCGCGACGCCACCGAGCAGTACCGCCTGCTCAAGAAGCTCGACATCGGCGACATCGTCGGCGCCGAGGGCACCGTCTTCACCACCAAGACCGGCGAGGTCACCGTCGCCGTCGAGCGGTGGCAGCCCCTCGTAAAGGCGCTGCGCCCGCTGCCCGACAAGTGGCACGGCATCAAGGACAAGGAGGTGCGCTACCGCCAGCGCTACCTCGACCTGATCGTCAACCCCGAGGTGCGCGACGTCTTCCGCACCCGCGCCCGGGTAGTCCGGCACATCCGCCGCTTCCTCGAGGAGCGCGGCTTCCTCGAGGTGGAGACGCCGGTCATCCTGCCCACGGCCGGGGGCACCGAGGCGCGGCCCTTCAAGACCTTTCACAACGCGCTCGCCCACGAGTTCGAGCTGCGCATCTCGCTCGAACTCCCCCTCAAGAAGCTGCTCGTCGGCGGCTTCGAGAAGGTCTTCGAACTGGGCCGGGTCTTCCGTAACGAGGGCATCGACGCCCAGCACAACCCCGAGTTCACGATGCTCGAGGCCTACTGGGCCTACGCCGACTACCAAGACATGGCGGAAATGACCGAGGCCATGCTTTCGAGCCTGGTGCAGGAGCTGACGGGCGGCTACACCCTCGCGTACCAAGGCCGGACGATCGACTTCACGCCTCCCTTCCGCCGACTCTCCTTCGTGGAGGTGCTGCGCGAGAAGGCGGGGCTCGACTTCGACCCCCTCGACCTCGACCGCCTGCGCATCTGGGCCGACGCCAAGCACCCCGAGCTGATCGAGGTGCCCAGCTACAAGCTCCTCGACAAGCTCTTCGAGCTCTACGTCGAGGAGGAGCTGCACGACCCCACCTTCGTCTTCGACTTCCCCGCGGTGATCAGCCCGCTGGCCAAGAAGCACCGCGAGCGGGAGGGCCTGACCGAGCGCTGGGACCTCTTCGTCGCGGGGATGGAGCTGGCGCCGGCCTATTCCGAGCTCAACGACCCGCTGGACCAGCGCGAGCGCTTCGAGGAGCAGGCGCGCCGCCGCGAAGGGGGCGACGAGGAGGCCCACCGCGTCGACGAGGACTTCCTCACCGCCCTCGAGCACGGCATGCCCCCGGCGGGCGGCATGGGGCTGGGCATCGACCGCCTGACGATGATCCTCGCCGACCAGCCCTCGATCCGCGACGTCATCCTCTTCCCGCTGCTGCGCCCGCGGGCGCCGGAGGGCGAGGGCGAAGCGCCGGAAAACTGAGCCGCGCCGCCACCGGCCGGGGGGACATACGCCAGACGCACGCCCGCTAAGCTGGCGGTGAAGGAGGTGGACGTGCTCAAGCCCCAGGTGGAGATCGAACACTTCAGGGTTCGCGTGCGCGGACCCCGCGAAACGGTGGAGCGCATCGCCGACCGCCTCATGTCGGCCGACTACCCCTACAGCACCGACGGCAGCCTCATGGGCGCGAAGTACGCCGAATTCATCGTCACCTTCGACGGCATCACCGAAGCGCAGTGGTTCGCCGGCGTCGCCAGCGACGAGCTCCTGGGCGAGGCGCTGGCCGAACCCGACGTCGAGTAGCTAGCTCGGGTCGTCCGACTCGCCGAGCGCCTGCTGGGCGAGTTTCTTTCCCGTGGGGGTCTGGGCCAGGCCGCCCTCGCCCGTCTCCTTCAGCTCCGGCGGCAGCAGCCGGCCGATGCTGGCCATGGCTAGGACGACCTCGTCGGCGGGGATGGGGCTTTCGATGCCGGTCAGCGCCTGCTGGGCGGCGCTGACCGCGTGCACCGCGTAGAAGCCGTTGCGCATCACGCAGGGCACTTCCACGAACCCGCCCACCGGGTCGCAGACGAGGCCCAGGGTGTTTTGCAGGGCCAGCCCCGCGGCGTGCACCGCCTGGGCGGCCGTGCCCTCGAGCAGCTCGACCACCGCGGCGGCGGCCATGGCAGCGCTCGAGCCGATCTCGGCCTGGCAGCCGCCGCTGGCCCCGGCGATGAAGATGGTGCGGCTGATGATCTGGCCCACCCCCGCGGCCAGCACCACGGGCATCAAGAGCCGTTCCTCGGGGATCCCCAGGTGGTCGGCGACGCCGAAGAGCGCCCCGGGCAGGGTGCCGGCGCTGCCGGCGGTGGGGGCGGCGACGATGCGGCCCATGCGGGCGTTCTCCTCATTGACGGCCATGGCGTAGGCCTGCACGCGCTTGAGCAAGGGGGCCTGCAGGGGATCGTCCGCCTCCCAGAGGGTCTGGGCGTTCCAGCCCACCATCCCGGCGACGCTCGGCGCCTTGGTGGCGAGCCCCTTCGTGATCGAGGCGCGCATGACCGAAAGCCGCTCGCGCAGCGGGGCGAGCACTTCTTCCTCGCTGCGGCCCGAGGCGGCCACCTCGTCTTCCAGCACGCAGCGCGAGGGCGCGTGGGGGCATCGGGCGAGTTCGCGCAGGGTCTTGGGCATGGCGCGGATCAGGGTTCCCGGGCGAGGTGATCGAGGGTGCGGGCGGCGGCGTCGCGGCCGTCGCGCACCACTTCCGGCAGCCCGACGCCGCGGTAGGCGGCGCCGATGAGCTCGAGCCCGGGCCAGCGGCTGCGGGCCGCTTCGATGCGGCGCACCCGGTCCAGGTGCCCCACGGTGTACTGGGGCATCCCGGCCTTCCAGCGGTAGGTCCAGACGGCTTCGTGGTCGGGGATGGGGCCGAGGATGCGTTCCAGGTCGCTGCGGGCCGCGTCGACGAGCCCCTTCTCGTCGAGCTCGGCCCCCGCTCCCGAGAAATAGGCGCGCACGAGCAGCTTGCCGTCCGGGGCCCGTCCGGCCCACTTGCGGCTGAGCCAGGTAAAGCCGCGGGCCCGGGTGCCTTCGCCGGCGGCGACGAGGATCCCGTGCCCCACGACCTCGGGGAAGCGGCCGCGGTCGAAGGCCAGGGTGACCGTGGCGGTGTCCCCGTAGGGGATCTCCCGCAGCGGCGCGGCCAGCTCGGCGTCCAGCGGCTCGAGCAGCTCCCCCGCCACGCGGGCCGGGACGGCCAGGACGAGGGCGTCGAAACCCTCGGTGCCCCAGGGTCCGAAGAGCTGCCAACGACCCTCGCCGTATTCGAGGCGTTCCACGGGGGCGCCCAAGCGCCAGTCCACCCGGTCGGCGGCGCGGGTCAGCGCCTCGACGACCCGGCCCAGCCCTCCTTGCAGGGAGGCGAAGAGGCTCCCGCCCTCGCGGCTGCCCCGGCGCCGCCGCATGGCGCGCAGGGAGCCAAGGATGAGCGAGCGGCTGCGGGCCTCAAGCTCCTTGAGCATGGGGAAGGCGGCGAGGGTCGAGAGCTCGTAGGGGTCGCCGCCGTAGATGCCTCCGGTCAGCGGGGCCGCCAGGTTCTCCCAGACCTCGCGCCCGAGCCTGCGTTGCACGAAGGCGCCGAAGGGCTCGTCGCCTTCGGGGCCGCGCGGCAGGAAGAGGTCGAGCGCCGCGCGCAGCTTACCCGCCGGCGAGAGCAGCGGCGTGCGCACGAGCGGGCCGAGGCGCGAGGGGATGACGACGTTCAGGCCTTCGGGCAGCGGGTAGCCGCGGCCGCCCTTGAAGATCAGGGCGGCGGGCTTGGCGGGGGTGGTGCCCACCACCTCGCCCTCGAGCCCCAGCTCGCGCACCAGGTCGAGGAACCAGGGCTTGTAGCGGACCACCGCGTCGGGGCCGCCCTCGAGCCGGTAAGGGCCGGACTGCACCGAACGGACCTTGCCCCCCAGCCGCCGGTCCGACTCGAAGAGCACGACCTGCAGGGGCCGGCCGGCCGCTTCCGCGGCGCGTTGCAGGTAGTAGGCCGCCGCCAGCCCGGCCATGCCGCCGCCGACCACCGCCGCTTTCTTCACGGCGCGCCCTCGTACCAGGCCCGTTCGACCAGGTCGGCCAGCACGGCGACGTAATCGTCCGCGTCGTTAAGGCTTTCCGCGCGCACCAGGTGCACCCCGAGCTCGGCCGCCGTCTGACGGGCCTCGAAGTCGAGGTCGTAAAAGACCTCGAGGTGATCGGCCGGGAACCCCACGGCCGCCACGACGGCCTCCCGCAGCCCCGCGGCCGCGTCCTCGCGCAGCGCGTCGTTGATGTCGGGGCCGAGCCAGTCCTCGTCGGTGCGGCCCGCCGACTGCCAGGCCACCCGCCAGCGGGGCAGCCCGAGCCGCTGCGCGACCGCCTGCGCCGTGGCCTCGACCTGATCGGGGTAGACGCCGCCGTCGGCCTCGACGGAACGGAGGGGGATGGAGTGGGCCGTGAAGTAGACGACGGCGCGCTCCGGATCGCGGATCCGCCACAGGGCGCGGTTGACGCGCTCGGCCACGGCGGCCACGTACCCCGGGTGGGCGTAGTACTCCTGAACGAAGCGGACCGTGAAGGGCTCGCCCAGCTCGTCCAGGGCCAGATCCACGCGCTCGCGGTACTCGGCGATGGAGCGCAGCGAGTAGTGGGGGGCGGCGACGACCGCGACCGCCCGGTCCACGCCTTCCTCGGCCATCTGGCGTACGGCCCCGGCGATGTAGGGGGCGTTGTGCTTGGCCCCGACGTAGACGCGCGCGTCGTCCCGGGGGTCGCGCGGCTCGGGGGCGGTGGCGAGCCCCCGGGTAAAGCGCGGCAGGCGGCGGTTCAGCTCGCCCTCGAGCTTGCGGGCGAGGGAGAAGGTGATCTCGTTGAGCGGGCTCTTGCCGATCAGGCGGTAGCGCTCGCGCAGCTCCTCGAGCAGCGCGGGCGGAGGGGCGTGGCCGTGGCGGATGTCGGTGTAGTAGTCGGCGAGCTCCCCCTCGTCGTAAGGGGTTCCGTAGTACATCAGCAGGACGTTCATGCGCGCACCTCGCTCAGGGAGTGGACGAGCTCCACCGCCCTGCGCACCGCGTCCGGCGGCGTGCCCGGGAGGATGCCGTGGCCCAGGTTGAAGATGTGCCCCGGGCGGCCGGCGTTCGCCGAGAGGACGGCTTCGACGCCGCGGGCGAGGACCGGTTCGGGGGCGAAGAGGAGGGTGGGGTCGAGGTTCCCCTGCACCGGGCGGGCGCCCAAGCGGTCGCGCGCCCAGTCCAGCGGGGTGGTGGTGTCCACGCCGATGACGTCCCCCCCGGCCTCGGCCATGGGGCTGAGGAGGTGCATCGTCTGGGTGCCGAAGTGAACGACGGGGACGCCCAGGGGCTTCAGGGCCTCGAAGAGCCGCCGCATGTGCGGGGCGACGTAGCGCTCGTAGTCGTGCCGCGTCAGGCGGCCCACCCAGCTGTCGAAGACCTGGAGTGCGTCCGCTCCGGCCCGGGCCTGGGCGCTCAGGTACTCGACCATCGCGTTCGTGAGCGTGCGCATCAGCAGGTCCCAGGCCTCCTCTTCGGCGTACATGAAGCCCTTGACCTTGACGAAGTTCTTGCTGGGCCCCCCCTCGATCAGGTAGCTCGCGAGGGTGAACGGCGCTCCGGCGAAGCCGATCAGGGGCACCTCGAGCTCGGCCTTGAGGATGCGAATGGCCTCGAGCACGAAGGGGGTGTGGGCCTCGGCCGAGAAGAGGTGGATGCGGCGCACGTCCTCGGGGGTGTCGATGGGATTGTGGATCACGGGCCCCTTGCCCTCGACGATGTCGAGGTCGAAGCCCATGCCGTAGAGGGGGGTGGTGATGTCGGCGAAGAGGATGGCCGCGTCGAACCCGAACTGCTGCACCGGTAGCCGCGTCACCTCGGCGGTGACCTCCGGGTGGCGCACGATCTCGGGCAGGGTGTAACGTTCACGGATCTTGCGGTATTCCGGTTGGTAACGACCGGCCTGGCGCATGAACCAGACCGGGGTGTAGGGCGTGGGCTCGCCCCTGGCGGCGCGGAGAAAGACGTCGTTCACGTACGTGATTGTAACGCGCTTTCATGGGAAGCGGGCGAGACCGGTTGGTATTTTTCGCCGCGTCCTGACACAATGAAAAGGTGCAGCTCGGACTGATCGGCGACCCCGTCCACCATTCGAGGAGCCCCGCGATGATGAACGCCGCGCTGGCGGCCGCCGGGCTGTCCGGCCGTTACCGCCTCCTGCCCACGCCCGCGGAGGCCCTGGCCGCCCGGCTGGCCGAGGTGCGCGCCGAATTCGCGGGGGTGAACGTGACCGTGCCGCACAAGCGCCGGGTCCTCCCCCTTCTCGACGAGCTCGATCCCGTCGCGGCGGCGATCGGTGCGGTGAACACGATCGTCAACCGCGAAGGCCGGCTCGTGGGCCACAACACCGACGCCGACGGCTTTTACTGGGCCCTGGAGCGCGACGGGCTCTGCCCCGGAGAGGCGCTCGTGCTGGGCGCGGGCGGGGCGGCCCGCGCCGTCGTCCACGCCCTGGTGACGAGGGGCTGGCTCGTGGGGGTGTACAACCGCACCCTCGCGCGCGCCCAAGGCCTGGTCGAGGAGGTCGGCGGCTGGTTGGTAGTCCCGCAGAAGCTGGAAAAGGCGGTGCGCCGCACCCCGCTGCTCGTCAACGCCACCTCCGTCGGCCTCGATGATCCGGAAGCCTCGCCGCTGCCTCCGGGCGTCCTGCCCGAGTCGGGGGGCGTCGTCGACCTGGTCTACCGGCCGTTGGAAACCCGTTTGCTGCGGGAGGCGCGGGCGGCCGGGCTGGCCACCCAGGACGGGCTGGCGATGCTTCTGGGTCAGGGGGTGCGCGCCTTCGAGCTCTGGACCGGGCGGCCGGCCCCGGTCGCCGTCATGGAGCGGGCGCTGCGGGAGGAGGGACGGTGATGGAGCTGCTGCTCTCGGCGCTGCTGGTCTTCGCCCTAAGGCTGCTCGACGTGCCGCTCTCGACGGTGCGCATGCTCTACATGGTGCGCGGGCAACGGGGGGTGGCCGCGGCCCTGGCCTTCTTCGAGGCGCTGATCTGGCTGGTCGCGATCACCCGGGTCTTCGCCCACCTCACCTCGCCGGTGCAGTACCTGGGCTGGGCGCTCGGTTTCGCCGTCGGCACCGCGCTGGGCATGGGCGTCGAGGGCTGGCTGGCCCCGGGGTACGTTACCTTGCGCATCATCACCCGAGGCTCGGCGCGGACGCTCGTCGACCGTCTGCGGGGCGCCGGCTACGGGGTGACCGAGGTCGAGGGCCGCGGGCTCGAGGGTCCGGTCGCCGTGCTCTACGTGGTGGTGCAGCGGCGCAGCGTGCGCCCGCTGCTGCGGCTCGTCGAGGCCCACGACCCCAAGGCCTTCATCACCCTCGAGCAGACCCAGCGCGCCCGCGGCGGGCACGTCCGCGAGCGGCCGCTCTGGGGCGGGGTGCGCAAGTGAACCCGGACCGGCCGCTGCGCACCCTGGCGGAGCCCGCGGGCTACGAGGAGGAGATCAAGAAGAGCCGCTTCGTCTGCGCCGCCGCGCGCGCCGACGACCCCGAGGAGGCCCGGCTCTTCCTGGAGTCGGTGAAGGACCCCGCCGCGACCCACAACTGCTGGGCCTACAAGATCGGCTCCGCCTACCGCTTCGCCGACGACGGCGAACCGGGGGGCACCGCGGGGCAGCCCATCCTGCGGGCCATCGAGGGCCACGGCCTCGACCACGTCGTGGTGGTGGTGACCCGTTACTTCGGCGGCGTCAAGCTGGGGGCGGGCGGGTTGGCGCGCGCCTACGGCGGCGTCGCCGCCGAGTGCCTGCGGAGGGCGCGGATCCTCGAGATCCAGCCCAAGCGCCGCCTCCAGGTTGCGATCCCCTACGCCCTGAGCGCCAAGCTCTACCCGATCCTCGTCGCCGCCGGCGCCCGGCGGCTGGGGGAGGCCTACGCGAGCGATCACCTGGTCTGGGAGGTGGAGGTTGACGCCGCCCGGGTCGGTGAGCTGGAAACCGCGCTGCGCGACGCCAGCAAAGGCAGCGTGCGCGTGCAGCCGTTAGAATGAACGGCGTGCAGCAGCCCGGCCTCTTCCAAAGCAAACCCGAGCGCATCGTCCTGGTGGACGGCCACCACCTGGCCTTCCGCAGCTACTACGCACTCAAGGACGCGGGGCTCTCCACCAGCAGCGGCGAGCCCGTTCACGCGGTCTACGGCTTCGCCCGAACGCTGCTCAAACTGCTGCGCGAGGACGGCGACTGCGTGATCGTCGTATTCGACGCCCCGGGGCCCAGTTTCCGGCACGAGGAGTTCGCCGGCTACAAGGCCCAGCGGGTCGCCCCGCCCGAGGACTTCAAACCCCAGGTCGAGAAGATCAAGCAGCTCGTCGACCTCCTGGGGCTGGTGCGTCTCGAGGTGCCCGGAGTCGAGGCCGACGACGTGCTGGCCACCCTGGCCCGGCGCGCCGAGCGCGAGGGGTACGAGGTCGTCATCCTCACGAGCGACCGCGACACCTACCAGCTGCTCACGGACCGCGTCGTCGTCGTCACCCCCGACGAGCGCCGCATCACCCCCGACTACCTGCGCCAGAAGTACGGGGTCGGCCCCGAGCAGTGGGTCGACTACCGCGCCCTTACCGGCGATCCCTCGGACAACATTCCTGGCGTGCGCGGCGTCGGCGCCAAGACCGCGGCCAAGCTGCTCGCCCGGTGGGGCAGCCTCGACCGCATCTACGAGCACCTCGACGAGGTCACCCCGCCCGGCGTCCGCAAGAAGCTGGAAGAGGGCCGTGAGGCGGCGTTCTTTTCTCGGGAAATATCGCGCATGCGCGCGGACGTGCCGCTCGACGTCGACCTTACGGGCTGCCACCGCAACGAGGTGGACCGCGAGGGGCTGCGCCGTTTCCTGCTCGACCTGGAGTTCGGCACCCTGCTCCGGGAGCTGGGCCTGATCCAGGCCCCAGAGGCCCAGGAAGCCGCGTGGCCTCCGCCCGAACGGGCCTGGCTGGGCTACGTCTTCGACCGCCCCGAGCCGATGTGGGCCGAGCTGGGCCAGCTGGCCGCGGCCTGGGACGAGCGGGTGGCCGAGGGGCCGGCGCGCGCTCTCGAGCTCGAGCGCTTTCCCCAGCTCGACGCGGTCCAGGCGAAGGACCTGACCGTCTGGGCGTTGCGGGAGGGGGTGCGCGCCCGCCCCGGCGACGACCCGCTGCTGCTCGCCTACCTCTACGACCCCAGCAACAACCAGCCCGCGAGCACGGTGCGCCGCTACGGCGTGGGCGACTGGACCGACCGCGCCCGTGACCGCGCCCTCGCCGCCCGTTGGCTCTGGCGGGAGATGAGCGACCGGCTCGAGGGGGAGGAGCGGCTGTGGTGGCTCTACCGCGAGGTCGAGCGGCCGTTGCAGGGCGTGCTGGCGGCCATGGAGCGCCGCGGCGTGAAGCTCGACGTCGACTACCTGCTGGCCCTTTCGCAGGAGCTCGCGGCCGAGCTCGAGCGCCTCGAGGCCGAGATCCACCGCCTCGCCGGCCACCCCTTCAACCTCAACTCGCGCGACCAGCTCGAGACCGTCCTCTACGACGAGCTCGGCCTGGCCGCCGGCCGCCGCACGGCCAAGACCGGCAAACGCTCCACCTCGGCGAGCGTCCTCGAGACCCTGCGCGGGGCGCACCCCATCGTCGAGAAGATCCTGCAGTACCGCGAGCTTGCCAAGCTCAAGGGCACCTACCTCGACCCGCTGCCCAAGTTGGTGCACCCGCGAACGGGCCGTTTGCACACCCGCTTCCACCAGACCGGCACGGCCACCGGGCGGCTCTCCAGCTCCGACCCCAATCTCCAGAACATCCCCATCCGTACCGAGATCGGGCGCCGGATCCGGAAGGGCTTCGTCGCCGGCGAAGGCTACCTGTTGGTCGTGGCCGACTACTCGCAGATCGAGCTGCGGGTGCTCGCCCACCTCTCGGGCGACGAGAATCTTATCCGCATCTTCCAGGAGGGGCGCGACATCCACACCCAGACGGCCGCCTGGATGTTCGGGGTCGAGGACGTGGAGGTGGACCCCTTCCGCCGCCGCGCCGCCAAGACGATCAACTTCGGCGTCCTCTACGGGATGAGCGCCCACCGCCTGAGCCGCGAGCTGGGCATCGACTACGGCGAGGCCCAGGCCTTCATCGACCGCTACTTCGACTCCTACCCGGGGGTGCGCGCCTTCATGGAGCGCGTCCTCGAAGAAGCCCGCGAGCGCGGCTACGTCGAGACCCTGTTCGGTCGCCGCCGCCACGTGCCCGAGCTGCTTTCCAAAGCCCGCAACGTGCGCGAGGCGGCCGAGCGGGTGGCCTTCAACATGCCGGTGCAGGGCACCGCCGCCGACCTGATCAAGCTGGCCATGGTCAAGCTGGCTCCGCGGCTCGAGCCCCTGGGGGCGGCGCTGCTGCTCCAGGTGCACGACGAGCTCGTCGTCGAAGCGCCCGAAGAGCGCGCCGCGGAGACCGCCCGCGTCGTCAAGGCGACGATGGAGGAGGCCTGGAGGCTGGACGTCCCCCTGGCCGTCGAAGTGGGCGTCGGTCGCGACTGGCTCGAGGCGAAGTGACCCGGCGGTATACTGGCCCGGTATGAAGCGACGCTACTTCGGGACCGACGGCATCCGCGGCGAGGCGGGGCGCGAGCCCCTGACCCCCGAGTTCGTGCTGCGCCTGGGTCAGGCCGCGGGCCGCTACCTGCGCCAGCAGGCCGAGCGCCCGGTGGTGCTGATCGGCAAGGACACCCGCGAGTCGGGCGACCTGCTCGAGGCGGCGCTGGCCGCAGGTCTGCTCAGCCAGGGCGTGGCCGTCGAGCACCTGGGCATCCTGCCGACCCCCGGCGTGGCCTTCCTGACCGCGGAGCTGGGGGCCGACGCCAGCGTGGTCATCTCGGCGAGCCACAACCCCTATCAGGA
This genomic stretch from Oceanithermus profundus DSM 14977 harbors:
- the polA gene encoding DNA polymerase I gives rise to the protein MNGVQQPGLFQSKPERIVLVDGHHLAFRSYYALKDAGLSTSSGEPVHAVYGFARTLLKLLREDGDCVIVVFDAPGPSFRHEEFAGYKAQRVAPPEDFKPQVEKIKQLVDLLGLVRLEVPGVEADDVLATLARRAEREGYEVVILTSDRDTYQLLTDRVVVVTPDERRITPDYLRQKYGVGPEQWVDYRALTGDPSDNIPGVRGVGAKTAAKLLARWGSLDRIYEHLDEVTPPGVRKKLEEGREAAFFSREISRMRADVPLDVDLTGCHRNEVDREGLRRFLLDLEFGTLLRELGLIQAPEAQEAAWPPPERAWLGYVFDRPEPMWAELGQLAAAWDERVAEGPARALELERFPQLDAVQAKDLTVWALREGVRARPGDDPLLLAYLYDPSNNQPASTVRRYGVGDWTDRARDRALAARWLWREMSDRLEGEERLWWLYREVERPLQGVLAAMERRGVKLDVDYLLALSQELAAELERLEAEIHRLAGHPFNLNSRDQLETVLYDELGLAAGRRTAKTGKRSTSASVLETLRGAHPIVEKILQYRELAKLKGTYLDPLPKLVHPRTGRLHTRFHQTGTATGRLSSSDPNLQNIPIRTEIGRRIRKGFVAGEGYLLVVADYSQIELRVLAHLSGDENLIRIFQEGRDIHTQTAAWMFGVEDVEVDPFRRRAAKTINFGVLYGMSAHRLSRELGIDYGEAQAFIDRYFDSYPGVRAFMERVLEEARERGYVETLFGRRRHVPELLSKARNVREAAERVAFNMPVQGTAADLIKLAMVKLAPRLEPLGAALLLQVHDELVVEAPEERAAETARVVKATMEEAWRLDVPLAVEVGVGRDWLEAK